A window of the Danio aesculapii chromosome 10, fDanAes4.1, whole genome shotgun sequence genome harbors these coding sequences:
- the rab36 gene encoding ras-related protein Rab-36, which produces MQFSPPVSRDRIISAFPKCYNPQACLQIKDDWNAEAKVACQDRTTRLQGYDRFKMSKAVVVGDLNVGKTCLINRFCKDVFERDYKATIGVDFEIERFEMSGLPFSLQIWDTAGQEKFKCIASAYYRGAQVIITVFDMADIKTLENTKQWLLEAVRENEPDSCFVFLVGTKRDLLSTEECQRTERDAIKIAAEMNAEFWSVSSKTGENVQEFFFRVAALAFEDAVMKDLESGTTSSTQIGDGSILNDKTLEVEQEKPKKKSCC; this is translated from the exons ATGCAGTTCAGTCCACCTGTCAGCAGAGACAGGATCATATCCGCATTTCCAAAG TGTTATAATCCACAAGCTTGCCTGCAAATAAAGGATGACTGGAATGCAGAAGCCAAGGTGGCTTGCCAAGATCGGACGACCCGTCTGCAAGG GTATGACAGGTTTAAGATGTCGAAGGCAGTAGTGGTTGGAGATCTCAATGTGGGAAAGACATGCTTAATAAACAG GTTCTGTAAAGACGTGTTTGAGAGAGACTATAAGGCTACTATAGGTGTTGATTTTGAGATTGAGAGATTTGAGATGTCTGGGCTGCCTTTTTCTCTTCAAAT ATGGGACACTGCGGGTCAAGAAAAGTTTAAATGCATTGCATCAGCATATTACAGAGGAGCTCAAG TTATCATCACTGTCTTTGACATGGCGGATATCAAGACCTTGGAAAACACAAA ACAGTGGTTGTTAGAGGCGGTGCGGGAAAATGAACCAGACTCCTGTTTTGTTTTCTTGGTTGGCACAAAAAGAGACCTCCTG TCTACAGAAGAGTGCCAGAGGACCGAGAGGGACGCCATAAAGATTGCAGCAGAAATGAATGCAGAATTCTGGTCAGTGTCCTCAAAAACAG GTGAAAACGTCCAAGAGTTTTTCTTCCGTGTGGCAGCTCTAGCTTTTGAAGATGCCGTCATGAAGGACCTGGAGTCTGGAACCACCAGCAGCACTCAGATCGGAGATGGCAGTATTCTCA ATGATAAAACACTGGAAGTTGAGCAGGAGAAGCCAAAGAAGAAGAGCTGTTGCTGA